One window of Falco peregrinus isolate bFalPer1 chromosome 17, bFalPer1.pri, whole genome shotgun sequence genomic DNA carries:
- the STAR gene encoding steroidogenic acute regulatory protein, mitochondrial isoform X1: protein MTGGDAKVTSGAVEGPRGVPINQTLLRVLGALSAQLPDRLGGSVCRSGDWLPGAPALCTMGQHHCPHVPSCEAQRGLCPSSPRSPQPEGVTLPGLFWFFSQTTACPCAEALCPGAAAPSGITAVPAGPQPRGLPAAPVPRTPDRGAVGAGGGCTVPEGLTALPRHCRPVGARRVFGTSSTAGSGAPGSGSGISNPPDFSSRCPQACGDQEDEAQPPRGRAAAGTWESRLCGDFPRNHSGKGWCSFWLPPGPTSAFTQVRIANTSARCLVLHVMESSSPRDGEELSWGAAGPEQRDHSQEAADPCRGSRAVDPRSTCSGVYPQHRGHLQSPIRAQEAVPPSPALALLQELTVDRGWGLARLHRASTAYEHTSAHVRASARRMRPAAPGRCTRSQVWPWPLWPCHK from the exons ATGACTGGAGGAGATGCCAAGGTCACATCAGGAGCTGTTGAGGGTCCTCGGGGTGTCCCAATTAACCAGACCCTCTTGAGGGTCCTGGGGGCCCTTTCGGCACAGCTTCCCGACAGGCTGGGGGGCTCAGTGTGCCGCTCCGGGGACTGGCTGCCTGGAGCACCTGCCTTGTGCACCATGGGGCAGCATcactgtccccatgtccccagctgCGAGGCACAGAGGGgcttgtgcccctccagcccccgcagcccccagccggAGGGGGTGACTCTGCCTGGGCTGTTTTGGTTCTTCTCACAAACAACAGCGTGTCCTTGTGCCGAGGCCTTGTGCCCgggagcagctgctccctctGGGATAACAGCGGTCCCGGCTGGTCCACAGCCGAGGGGTCTCCCTGCTGCCCCGGTGCCGCGTACCCCGGAcaggggggctgtgggtgctggggggggatGCACCGTGCCAGAGGGTCTCACCGCTctccccaggcactgcagacCCGTCGGTGCACGGCGTGTGTTCGGCACGAGCTCCACTGCGGGGTCAGGAGCTCCCGGCAGCGGCTCAGGGATTTCAAACCCTCCTGATTTTTCCTCCCGCTGTCCGCAGGCATGTGGGGACCAGGAGGATGAAGCCCAGCCCCCGCGggggagagctgcagcagggacctGGGAATCACGCCTGTGTGGGGACTTTCCCAGGAACCATTCGGGAAAGGGATGGTGCAGCTTCTGGCTTCCTCCTGGTCCTACCAGCGCCTTCACCCAAGTGCGCATCGCCAACACGAGTGCAAGGTGTCTTGTCTTGCACgtgatggagagcagcagccccagagATGGAGAGGAGCTGTCCTGGGGAGCGGCAGGGCCGGAGCAGCGGGACCATTCCCAGGAGGCAG CTGATCCATGCAGGGGCAGCCGTGCTGTGGACCCCAGGTCCACATGCAGTGGGGTTTATCCCCAGCACAGGGGTCACCTGCAAAGCCCCATACGAGCTCAGGAGGCTGTGCCTCCATCTCCTGCCCTCGCCTTGCTGCAGGAGCTCACTGTGGACCGCGGATGGGGGCTGGCCAGGCTCCATCGTGCCAGCACCGCATACGAGCACACGTCTGCCCACGTGCGTGCATCTGCTCGCCGGATGCGACCCGCGGCCCCCGGCAGATGCACAAGGAGCCAGGTCTGGCCTTGGCCCCTGTGGCCCTGCCATAAGTGA